The following are from one region of the Paenibacillus sp. JZ16 genome:
- a CDS encoding cytochrome ubiquinol oxidase subunit I: MSSLDPVLMSRILTGLTLFVHIVLATIGVGIPIMLALAEWRGIRTGDNHYTLLARRWARGYVITVAVGVVTGTAIGLQLSLLWPTFMRVAGKAIALPLFMETFAFFVEAIFLGIYLYTWDRFKNKWTHLLLLIPVAIGSSASAFFITSMNAFMNQPQGFELVDGVFTNVNPFVAMFNPATPTKVSHVLASAFTTSAAALASIAAFSILRGSKHIYFKKALKLTVVSTFVFAVATVMIGDFSGKFLAKYQPEKLAAAEWHFETMRQAPLIYGGFLDENNEIKYALKIPYALSILAGNSPSTEVIGLNEFPENERPPMSVHYFFDLKVTSGAVIVLIPLLYMFRKKLPGKRPYPKWLLLSILALGPLSMSAIWLGWFLAEIGRQPWIVRGYMKVSDAATTSTSVGWMLVLFIILYLVLSVSAIRVLSQLFRNKSAEEEIRLLGLEIEGGDRK; the protein is encoded by the coding sequence ATGTCTTCACTGGATCCCGTACTGATGAGCCGGATCCTGACCGGCTTGACCCTGTTTGTGCATATTGTTCTGGCAACCATCGGCGTTGGGATTCCGATTATGTTGGCTCTGGCGGAATGGAGGGGGATTCGGACAGGGGACAACCATTATACGCTGCTTGCCCGGCGATGGGCGCGGGGATATGTGATTACGGTGGCCGTCGGCGTCGTGACAGGTACCGCCATCGGCCTGCAGCTCAGCTTGTTATGGCCCACCTTTATGCGCGTCGCTGGTAAAGCCATTGCGCTGCCGCTGTTCATGGAAACCTTTGCTTTTTTTGTGGAGGCGATCTTTTTAGGCATTTATCTTTATACATGGGATCGATTCAAAAATAAATGGACCCATTTGCTGCTGCTTATTCCCGTGGCGATCGGCTCCTCCGCGTCAGCGTTCTTTATCACGAGCATGAATGCGTTTATGAATCAGCCTCAGGGCTTCGAGCTGGTGGATGGGGTATTTACGAATGTGAATCCGTTCGTGGCCATGTTCAATCCGGCGACGCCGACCAAGGTGAGCCATGTACTGGCGTCAGCGTTTACGACCAGTGCCGCTGCGCTTGCCAGCATAGCCGCCTTCAGTATATTGCGGGGAAGCAAGCACATCTACTTTAAGAAAGCGCTGAAGCTCACCGTCGTGTCTACCTTTGTTTTTGCTGTGGCCACCGTGATGATTGGAGATTTCTCCGGCAAATTTCTGGCTAAATACCAGCCCGAGAAGCTGGCGGCGGCCGAGTGGCATTTTGAAACGATGAGGCAAGCCCCGCTCATTTACGGCGGCTTTCTGGATGAGAATAACGAGATTAAGTATGCATTGAAGATTCCGTACGCGCTAAGCATATTGGCGGGAAACAGTCCCAGCACGGAGGTCATTGGACTGAATGAGTTTCCGGAGAATGAGAGGCCGCCGATGTCGGTGCATTATTTTTTCGATCTAAAGGTGACCAGCGGCGCCGTGATCGTACTGATTCCGCTCCTGTATATGTTCCGAAAGAAACTTCCTGGCAAAAGGCCTTATCCAAAATGGCTGCTGCTTAGTATATTGGCTTTGGGGCCTCTATCGATGTCAGCCATATGGCTGGGCTGGTTCCTTGCCGAGATCGGAAGGCAGCCGTGGATTGTGCGGGGATACATGAAGGTATCGGATGCGGCAACCACTTCAACAAGCGTCGGCTGGATGCTGGTGCTGTTTATAATCCTGTATCTGGTGCTATCCGTATCCGCGATTCGCGTGTTAAGCCAATTGTTCCGGAATAAAAGCGCGGAAGAGGAAATCCGGCTGCTGGGACTCGAGATCGAAGGGGGAGACCGCAAATGA
- a CDS encoding virulence factor, with the protein MKITFIEPTPSPNSMMLRLDETLEPGIRRTYTLDNERSAPPWIRQLLHIPGVKSVFHTLDFIALDRKGNADWPSILGAVQEIFGQEGLAAGLQENAEDFAFGEAQVFVQYFRNIPMQIRVKSGNQEERIGLSERFAQAVAAVGTTTLIKERKLKEYGVRYGQLEDIARDVEQELEAAFPQERLDKVVAQAIAHGASDEDFVEQRRKLTDEETEAALQDEDWRVRYAALDALEPTEKHIPLLRQALRDPKMQIRRLVVVYLGDLRTPEAMELLYEAMRDETPAVRRTAGDTLSDIGDAAATPVMIESLKDSSKIVRWRAARFLYEVGTEEARSALEEAANDPEFEVSLQARMALERIESGEEAAGTVWQQMAKRNQS; encoded by the coding sequence ATGAAAATTACATTTATTGAACCAACCCCGAGCCCGAACTCCATGATGCTTCGACTTGACGAAACGCTGGAGCCCGGGATTCGAAGAACATATACACTGGATAACGAACGGTCGGCTCCCCCCTGGATCAGGCAGCTGCTCCATATCCCGGGCGTAAAGAGCGTTTTTCATACCCTTGATTTCATCGCGCTCGACCGCAAAGGCAACGCCGATTGGCCTTCCATTCTGGGCGCCGTTCAGGAAATATTCGGTCAGGAGGGGCTTGCCGCCGGACTCCAAGAAAATGCGGAAGATTTTGCTTTTGGTGAGGCTCAAGTGTTCGTCCAGTATTTTCGGAATATACCGATGCAAATCCGTGTCAAAAGCGGGAATCAGGAAGAACGCATCGGTCTGTCGGAGCGCTTCGCCCAAGCGGTGGCCGCCGTCGGAACCACAACGCTCATCAAGGAGCGCAAGCTCAAGGAGTACGGCGTGCGCTACGGCCAGCTGGAAGACATCGCCCGTGACGTAGAGCAGGAGCTTGAAGCTGCCTTCCCGCAGGAGCGCCTCGATAAAGTCGTTGCCCAAGCGATTGCCCACGGCGCCAGCGACGAGGATTTCGTCGAGCAGCGCCGGAAGCTGACAGACGAGGAAACCGAAGCCGCGCTGCAGGATGAGGACTGGCGCGTCCGTTATGCCGCGCTGGATGCACTGGAGCCAACGGAGAAACACATTCCGCTTCTCCGCCAAGCCCTTCGGGATCCGAAGATGCAGATCCGCCGGCTCGTCGTTGTGTACTTGGGCGATCTGCGCACCCCTGAAGCGATGGAACTCCTGTATGAAGCCATGCGCGACGAAACACCGGCCGTTCGCCGTACCGCAGGCGATACACTGTCCGATATCGGCGATGCTGCCGCTACCCCGGTCATGATCGAATCGCTCAAAGACAGCAGCAAGATCGTACGCTGGCGTGCAGCCCGCTTCCTGTATGAAGTAGGCACCGAGGAAGCTCGCTCCGCTCTGGAGGAGGCTGCCAATGATCCGGAATTCGAGGTTAGTCTGCAGGCACGAATGGCACTGGAGCGCATCGAATCCGGCGAAGAAGCAGCCGGAACCGTATGGCAACAAATGGCCAAACGGAATCAATCGTAA